From Halanaeroarchaeum sulfurireducens, a single genomic window includes:
- a CDS encoding FAD-binding and (Fe-S)-binding domain-containing protein — protein MGSEFGDVPAPHLGTRAEYDHSGGEIAAPDLAAAIDERIDGDVQFDDYSRQLFATDGSMYEVKPIGIARPRTTADVAEIVTYCSEREIPVLPRGGGTSLAGQTVNEAIVLDFKRYMSDLLDIDAEAATATAEPGITLAELNADLEPTGLKYAPDPAWGDKSVLGGCIANNSSGSHSLMYEKADGYVESVTAVLADGTVTEFGWMDLADLERVADPDGDLEARIYDAVRAVIEEDADEIHERYPDLKRNVSGYNLDVLVEDAEERGEINVGRLLAGSEGTLAVITEATVSLEPIPETTAVAMLTYDDLLDAMEDVEPILAHDPAAVEVMDDVFLDMARGTPEFASVVGMLPEGTDSTLLVEFYADSEAAARRKVATLLADRVPDADVAGDSGTGDGPDPDPDVGTDAERYAVDAMVAHDEERQADFWKMRKAGLPILLSNTGDERHWTYIEDTAVPPENLPEYVADFQDILDEHDTFASYYAHAGPGVLHIRPLLNLKTQDGVEKLEATADAVTDLVAEYDGAISGEHGDGRVRTQWNRGFYGEDLWARFRELKATFDPDWILNPGPVGGDEAGITDMTADLRYGPDYDFEVPFEPELNWDNENGFQGMTELCHGCGGCTGYTDTTGGVMCPTYRAAEEEITSTRGRANLLRSAMNGELPEEVLSEEFVTEVLDLCISCKGCKTDCPSGVDMAKLKAEVVNAYHDRHGSSLRDKLFANVDTLASLASTLAPVANAATNVPGARTLLEETIGIARERSLPEFTRTTLEDWWTKRGGSQVPASAAERKAVVFADTYTNYSRVDVGTATIRVLEAVGVHVDLADRTDSGRPAYSKSFIDKARDIARENVRTLAPRVRRDWDVVFVEPSDAVMAQSDYLDLLSGREVETLAENAYGVSEYVDVFGLDENVAWDAPEKTLTYHGHCHQKGTNKDHHAAALLERVGYDVDELDSGCCGMAGTFGYEAEHHSLSEAVGEEVFDLVRESDGDELTAPGASCRTQFEDSDVAEGQPPHPAEELEAALPRSLGNEGASQ, from the coding sequence ATGGGATCAGAGTTCGGCGACGTGCCAGCGCCACATCTGGGCACGCGGGCGGAGTACGATCATAGCGGCGGGGAGATCGCCGCCCCCGACCTCGCGGCCGCCATCGACGAGCGGATCGACGGGGACGTCCAGTTCGACGACTACTCCCGACAGCTGTTCGCGACGGACGGGAGCATGTACGAGGTGAAACCGATCGGAATCGCCCGGCCCCGGACGACCGCGGACGTCGCCGAGATCGTCACCTACTGCAGCGAACGGGAAATCCCGGTCCTCCCCCGAGGCGGGGGGACGAGCCTCGCCGGCCAGACCGTCAACGAGGCCATCGTCCTCGATTTCAAGCGGTACATGTCCGATCTCCTGGACATCGATGCGGAGGCGGCCACGGCGACCGCCGAGCCCGGCATCACGCTCGCCGAGCTGAACGCCGACCTCGAACCGACGGGGCTGAAGTACGCCCCCGACCCGGCGTGGGGCGACAAGTCGGTCCTCGGCGGCTGCATCGCGAACAACTCGAGCGGATCGCACTCGCTCATGTACGAGAAGGCCGACGGCTACGTGGAATCCGTCACCGCGGTGCTGGCCGACGGGACCGTCACGGAGTTCGGTTGGATGGATCTCGCGGACCTCGAGCGTGTCGCCGACCCGGACGGCGACCTGGAGGCACGCATCTACGACGCCGTCAGAGCCGTCATCGAGGAGGACGCCGACGAGATCCACGAACGGTATCCGGATCTCAAGCGCAACGTCTCCGGATACAACCTGGACGTTCTCGTCGAGGACGCCGAGGAACGGGGGGAGATCAACGTGGGTCGGTTGCTCGCCGGGAGCGAGGGGACTCTCGCGGTGATCACCGAGGCCACCGTCTCCCTGGAGCCGATCCCGGAGACGACCGCCGTGGCGATGCTCACCTACGACGACCTGCTGGACGCGATGGAGGACGTCGAGCCCATCCTCGCACACGACCCCGCCGCGGTGGAGGTCATGGACGACGTCTTCCTCGACATGGCCCGGGGTACGCCCGAGTTCGCTTCCGTCGTCGGGATGCTCCCGGAGGGGACCGACTCGACGCTGCTCGTGGAGTTCTACGCCGACTCGGAGGCGGCGGCCAGGCGGAAGGTCGCCACCCTGCTCGCCGACCGGGTGCCGGATGCGGACGTGGCCGGCGACTCCGGCACCGGCGACGGTCCCGACCCCGATCCAGACGTGGGAACTGACGCCGAACGGTACGCCGTCGACGCGATGGTGGCCCACGACGAGGAGCGCCAGGCCGACTTCTGGAAGATGCGCAAGGCGGGGCTGCCGATCCTCCTCTCGAACACCGGCGACGAGCGACACTGGACGTACATCGAGGACACCGCCGTCCCGCCCGAGAACCTCCCGGAGTACGTCGCTGACTTCCAGGACATCCTCGACGAACACGACACCTTCGCCTCCTACTACGCCCACGCCGGGCCCGGCGTGTTGCACATCCGGCCACTGCTGAACCTCAAGACGCAGGACGGCGTCGAGAAGCTGGAGGCGACCGCTGACGCGGTGACCGACCTCGTGGCGGAATACGACGGGGCCATCTCCGGCGAGCACGGCGATGGTCGCGTGCGCACGCAGTGGAACAGAGGGTTCTACGGCGAGGACCTCTGGGCTCGCTTCCGCGAGTTGAAGGCCACCTTCGACCCCGACTGGATCCTCAACCCCGGCCCGGTCGGCGGGGACGAGGCGGGGATCACGGACATGACCGCCGACCTGCGCTACGGCCCCGACTACGACTTCGAGGTGCCCTTCGAGCCCGAACTCAACTGGGACAACGAGAACGGCTTCCAGGGCATGACCGAACTCTGCCACGGCTGTGGGGGGTGTACGGGCTACACCGACACCACCGGCGGCGTGATGTGTCCGACCTACCGGGCCGCCGAGGAAGAGATTACGAGCACGCGGGGGCGGGCGAACCTGCTCCGCTCCGCGATGAACGGCGAACTCCCCGAGGAGGTCCTCTCCGAAGAGTTCGTCACGGAAGTCCTCGACCTCTGTATCTCCTGTAAGGGCTGCAAGACGGATTGTCCCAGCGGCGTGGACATGGCCAAGCTCAAAGCCGAGGTGGTGAACGCCTACCACGACCGCCACGGCTCGTCCCTGCGGGACAAACTCTTCGCGAACGTCGACACGCTCGCGAGCCTCGCGTCGACGCTCGCACCGGTGGCCAACGCCGCGACGAACGTACCCGGCGCCCGGACGCTCCTCGAGGAGACCATCGGCATCGCCAGGGAGCGCTCGCTGCCCGAGTTTACGCGGACCACCCTCGAGGATTGGTGGACGAAGCGGGGGGGAAGCCAGGTGCCGGCGTCAGCCGCCGAACGGAAGGCGGTCGTCTTCGCGGACACCTACACGAACTACAGCCGGGTCGACGTCGGGACGGCGACCATCCGCGTCCTCGAAGCCGTCGGTGTCCACGTCGACCTGGCCGACCGGACCGACAGCGGCCGGCCCGCCTACTCGAAGTCCTTCATCGATAAGGCCCGCGACATCGCCAGGGAGAACGTCCGCACTCTCGCGCCGCGGGTTCGACGGGACTGGGACGTCGTCTTCGTCGAGCCCTCCGACGCGGTGATGGCCCAGTCGGACTACCTGGACCTCCTGTCGGGACGCGAGGTCGAGACGCTCGCGGAGAACGCCTACGGCGTCTCGGAGTACGTCGACGTCTTCGGACTGGACGAGAACGTGGCCTGGGACGCCCCCGAGAAGACGCTGACCTATCACGGCCACTGCCACCAGAAGGGGACGAACAAGGACCACCACGCGGCGGCCCTACTCGAGCGCGTGGGCTACGACGTCGACGAACTCGACTCGGGATGCTGTGGGATGGCAGGCACCTTCGGGTACGAGGCCGAGCACCACTCCCTGAGCGAGGCCGTCGGCGAGGAGGTCTTCGACCTCGTCCGAGAGAGCGACGGAGACGAACTCACCGCGCCCGGGGCCTCCTGTCGCACCCAGTTCGAGGACAGCGACGTCGCCGAGGGACAACCGCCACACCCGGCCGAGGAGCTCGAAGCCGCACTCCCCCGATCCCTCGGGAACGAGGGAGCGTCGCAGTAA
- a CDS encoding CopG family ribbon-helix-helix protein: MTVVSVSMPEELVDRIDAFADEHGYTGRSEVVREASRNLLDEFDDPRLEDHELMAIVTVLFDYHGSDVEQRMIELRHEYEGLVSSSVHSHVGDHHCMELFVLEGSLDDISTYVERVRATDDTLSVDYSVRPVDEL, from the coding sequence ATGACCGTCGTAAGCGTCTCGATGCCGGAGGAGCTGGTCGATCGCATCGACGCCTTCGCCGACGAACACGGCTACACCGGCCGGAGCGAGGTCGTCCGGGAGGCGAGCAGGAACCTCCTCGACGAGTTCGACGACCCGCGGCTGGAAGACCACGAATTGATGGCGATCGTCACGGTCCTCTTCGACTATCACGGCAGTGACGTCGAACAGCGCATGATCGAACTGCGCCACGAGTACGAGGGACTGGTGTCCTCGAGCGTCCACAGCCACGTGGGCGACCATCACTGCATGGAACTGTTCGTCCTCGAGGGGTCCCTCGACGACATTTCCACCTACGTCGAGCGGGTGCGCGCCACCGACGACACGCTCTCGGTCGACTATTCGGTCCGTCCGGTCGACGAACTCTGA
- a CDS encoding MgtC/SapB family protein, with the protein MVDFAADPLLSIAVRLFLAVGLGALIGLEREQSESGGTFAGSRTFPLLALYGAVVQAFFPGMLPVAVATLSLPLAVAYAAKVWTERDIGLTTLTAALITVLLGALTVHSDRGTAVAIIFAGVVTVLLSAKRTIHGFADRIEADERRAVVKFVLVVLIVYPLLPNREIDALWGLNPRYVWLMVVLVTGLSFVAYVLSRLIGTHRGLAITGLLGGFASSTATAVSMANRTATTPSLYRICAFSTVVAAIVMFPRALIEVAVVNRALFPYVAVPLGAMTVVGTLVAVALYWRTTTDDTDVETEVENPFRLRPALAFGLLFAGVLLVSESANAWLGTSGIYATAFVSGLADVDAITLTLSTLAADDAITPEVATTGIVIAAVANTLVKAGLAWVLGTRKLGRLVTAVLGVVALVGIVLVLV; encoded by the coding sequence ATGGTCGATTTCGCCGCCGACCCGCTGCTCTCGATCGCCGTTCGTCTCTTCCTCGCGGTCGGTCTGGGGGCGCTGATCGGCCTGGAACGCGAACAGAGCGAATCGGGCGGGACGTTCGCCGGGAGTCGCACGTTCCCGCTGCTGGCGCTTTACGGGGCAGTCGTCCAGGCGTTTTTCCCGGGGATGCTGCCGGTCGCCGTGGCCACGCTCTCGCTCCCCCTCGCAGTCGCCTACGCGGCCAAGGTCTGGACGGAACGCGACATCGGCCTGACGACGCTCACGGCCGCGTTGATCACCGTCCTCCTGGGCGCCCTGACGGTCCATTCGGACCGCGGGACTGCAGTGGCGATCATCTTCGCCGGTGTCGTGACCGTCCTCCTCTCCGCCAAGAGGACGATACACGGGTTCGCCGACCGGATCGAAGCGGACGAACGGCGGGCGGTCGTCAAGTTCGTCCTCGTCGTCCTGATCGTCTACCCGCTCCTCCCGAACCGAGAGATCGACGCGCTGTGGGGCCTCAATCCCCGGTACGTCTGGCTGATGGTGGTCCTCGTGACGGGATTGAGTTTCGTCGCCTACGTGCTGAGTCGCCTCATCGGCACCCATCGGGGGCTCGCGATCACGGGGCTCCTCGGCGGCTTTGCCTCCTCGACCGCGACGGCGGTCTCGATGGCCAATCGGACGGCCACGACGCCGAGCCTGTACCGAATCTGCGCGTTCTCGACGGTCGTCGCGGCGATCGTCATGTTTCCGCGAGCCCTCATCGAGGTCGCCGTCGTCAACCGCGCCCTGTTCCCATACGTCGCCGTGCCCCTCGGGGCGATGACCGTCGTGGGCACCCTCGTCGCGGTGGCCCTCTACTGGCGGACGACGACCGACGACACCGACGTGGAAACCGAGGTCGAGAACCCGTTCCGGCTGCGACCGGCCCTGGCGTTCGGCCTGCTCTTCGCCGGCGTGCTACTGGTCTCGGAGTCCGCAAACGCGTGGCTGGGCACCTCCGGCATCTACGCGACGGCGTTCGTCTCCGGGCTCGCCGACGTGGACGCGATCACCCTCACCCTCAGTACGCTCGCGGCCGACGACGCGATCACGCCGGAGGTCGCGACGACCGGCATCGTCATCGCCGCGGTCGCGAACACGCTCGTGAAGGCGGGTCTCGCCTGGGTTCTCGGAACCCGGAAGCTCGGTCGGCTGGTGACGGCCGTCCTCGGTGTCGTCGCACTCGTCGGCATCGTCCTCGTACTCGTGTGA
- a CDS encoding methyltransferase family protein has protein sequence MALDRTLLGAGKRILAVMAPYVVLVMGVNWVCLPALRVPPGPFGVTRILGAGGIAVGAAILWTSFRRLDTARRREELCTHGPYRFVRHPLYATWIWVLLPSGALLLGLPLLVTASPVMYLATRRAVTAEEATLRDEFGAEYEAYREATNALVPTIPRD, from the coding sequence ATGGCGCTCGATCGAACACTGCTGGGGGCCGGAAAGCGGATCCTCGCGGTCATGGCCCCGTACGTCGTCCTCGTGATGGGGGTGAACTGGGTCTGTCTCCCGGCGCTCAGGGTCCCGCCGGGGCCGTTCGGTGTGACACGGATCCTCGGCGCCGGCGGTATCGCCGTGGGTGCCGCCATCCTCTGGACCTCGTTTCGTCGACTCGACACCGCCCGGCGGCGTGAGGAACTGTGTACTCACGGCCCGTACCGATTCGTGCGGCATCCGCTGTACGCCACCTGGATCTGGGTCCTCCTTCCGAGTGGGGCGCTTCTCCTGGGGCTCCCGCTCCTCGTGACGGCTTCGCCGGTGATGTACCTGGCCACTCGGCGTGCCGTCACCGCCGAGGAGGCGACGCTCCGGGACGAATTCGGCGCGGAATACGAGGCCTACCGGGAGGCCACGAACGCTCTCGTTCCGACCATCCCCCGGGATTGA
- a CDS encoding TMEM165/GDT1 family protein — protein MSTFVEIVITAFALQLLALPGEKGQLVIAGLATKYNPYMVVAGAATAFGGWTAIEILVGNALKGALPEIYLDAATAGLFFVFGVWILYTTPNPDVEVTKTEPTDGSPSILDRVQAAIPVRFHGFVPSFSLMVFGEFGDKTQLITIGLAVQYGATAAIWIGEMLAIVPVSLVTALLFHRSAHRIDQAWVHRLAGGLFFLFALDITAKYVLGFSVLPF, from the coding sequence ATGAGTACGTTCGTCGAGATAGTGATCACTGCGTTCGCCTTGCAGTTGCTGGCGCTGCCCGGCGAGAAGGGCCAGCTGGTCATCGCGGGTCTCGCCACGAAGTACAACCCCTACATGGTCGTCGCGGGCGCGGCCACGGCCTTCGGGGGATGGACGGCGATCGAAATCCTGGTCGGCAACGCCCTCAAGGGCGCGCTGCCGGAGATCTATCTCGACGCTGCCACCGCCGGCCTCTTTTTCGTCTTCGGGGTGTGGATCCTGTATACGACGCCCAACCCCGACGTCGAGGTGACCAAAACCGAGCCGACAGACGGGTCGCCGTCGATCCTCGATCGGGTGCAGGCGGCCATCCCCGTGCGATTTCACGGGTTCGTTCCGTCCTTCTCGCTGATGGTCTTCGGCGAGTTTGGTGACAAGACGCAGTTGATCACCATCGGCCTGGCCGTCCAGTACGGTGCGACCGCGGCGATCTGGATCGGCGAGATGCTCGCCATCGTGCCGGTGAGCCTCGTCACCGCGCTGCTGTTCCACCGGAGTGCACACCGCATCGATCAGGCGTGGGTGCACCGGCTCGCGGGCGGGCTCTTCTTCCTCTTCGCGCTGGACATCACGGCGAAGTACGTCCTTGGCTTCTCCGTCCTGCCGTTCTGA
- a CDS encoding CBS domain-containing protein, which translates to MRGFRIGSAFGIPVKLNWSFLIVLPLFALFIAWDIANLVSVINQVFGAAMDPDRLTTGPLPWILGLASALGLFAGVLMHEFGHSLVALRYGYEIDSITLWLLGGVASFVEFPEDWRHELVIAIAGPIVSLLLGVGSYLAFLGLPTSLDAIRFVFGYLAILNVVLAAFNMLPGFPMDGGRILRALLARNQTHAKATQQAATVGKMFAFALGLFGLFANWFLILLAFFIYIAASGEAQQTTIKAAFEGVTVADVMTPQEDLETVTEETTIAELLSRMFTESHVGYPVVRDGRLVGMVTLDDAGTVEAVERDAYRVEDVMSTGLHTVTPGADAMEAFQQMQQNGVGRLPVVTERGDLVGIVSKTDMMRAFEVIQGGGGPLTADLSLR; encoded by the coding sequence ATGCGAGGATTCAGAATCGGCTCCGCGTTCGGCATCCCGGTCAAGCTCAACTGGTCGTTCTTGATCGTCCTCCCGCTGTTCGCCCTGTTCATCGCCTGGGACATCGCCAACCTGGTGTCGGTGATCAACCAGGTCTTTGGCGCGGCGATGGACCCGGATCGGCTGACGACGGGCCCGCTCCCCTGGATACTCGGGCTCGCGTCGGCCCTCGGGCTGTTCGCGGGCGTCCTGATGCACGAGTTCGGCCACTCGCTGGTCGCGCTCCGATACGGCTACGAGATCGACTCCATCACGCTCTGGCTGCTCGGCGGGGTGGCGAGCTTCGTCGAATTCCCGGAGGACTGGCGCCACGAGCTGGTCATCGCCATCGCCGGTCCCATCGTGAGTCTCCTCCTCGGGGTGGGCTCCTATCTGGCGTTCCTCGGGCTCCCGACGAGTCTCGACGCGATCCGGTTCGTCTTCGGGTATCTGGCCATCCTGAACGTGGTGCTCGCCGCGTTCAACATGCTCCCGGGCTTCCCGATGGACGGCGGCCGCATTCTTCGGGCGCTGCTCGCCCGGAATCAGACCCACGCGAAGGCGACCCAGCAGGCCGCCACCGTGGGGAAGATGTTCGCCTTTGCCCTCGGCCTCTTCGGGTTGTTCGCCAACTGGTTTCTCATCCTGCTGGCCTTCTTCATCTACATCGCGGCGTCCGGCGAGGCCCAGCAGACCACGATCAAGGCGGCCTTCGAGGGCGTCACCGTCGCCGACGTGATGACGCCCCAGGAGGACCTCGAGACGGTCACCGAGGAGACCACCATCGCCGAACTCCTGTCGCGGATGTTCACCGAGAGCCACGTGGGTTATCCGGTGGTGCGCGACGGCCGGCTCGTCGGGATGGTCACCCTGGACGACGCGGGCACCGTGGAGGCGGTCGAGCGTGACGCTTACCGTGTCGAGGACGTGATGTCGACGGGCCTCCATACGGTCACCCCCGGCGCCGACGCCATGGAGGCGTTCCAGCAAATGCAGCAAAACGGCGTCGGTCGCCTGCCGGTCGTCACCGAGCGGGGCGATCTCGTCGGGATCGTCTCCAAGACGGACATGATGCGGGCCTTCGAGGTCATCCAGGGTGGTGGCGGGCCACTGACGGCCGACCTCAGTCTCCGGTGA
- a CDS encoding DUF7827 domain-containing protein — protein sequence MTSTNDKLRAIFLSALMVVSIFGAAVAFTGSAAAVNTDADEDYDDRDAVLQSSTTFWQGQELYLGNDTDGNNYIVSSEKLAIKPVNSDQDGTDTLVKQFYLNEHGGFLLDTSGLDTGEYVITQAGDAIEFGNNGEANGTHDENSEAVTNASFSITTQSLSTDFVDSDDDVVESTNNVEEGEDTHIEFDTNRAGFNVTVETDAYDYDDDELVDIFGEELDWDRDDEDDEFFVTDVSDEKYEVNFSDRDAGDYQFDFEVRDTEAADSASITVNDVDADLNFAESSIDVTQGDVAEITVEIGDGTDTGTVLIGDYDDDGYQANISVTDDSDDQVTFYFNTYLAGMNSTELGDSDGWSGDIVSLHEDAESDDEVTLKNEDKDYQNVSDLLETGSYEIAAVNGNAQDAMDSPDNVGTLYIEERSTDAVNTWTISENNEDDLSDLEELSARLDDNTLTEAGTLADGDYLVSEISASGLEGMIEAEGLVDADGDVATDDFEAWLTDADNSSADYYSVSNGVGSVADDNSTVGFSLYVEEADPPTNRDEAVSDFNDTGVEKVIYDKSEDTFYVAASVDTILDGDLADRYSDGDPYNLNFDVKDARLLDYSESDWQDDDDENWESVSAEFNIEDADAEFDTQEIDGDDYVTVGAAEGQTISGETNVAPGSELTVRATGEDDARFVKSDSEVVVQSDGTFSTELDFSDRAVDEEFEAKISQGALGSDGVTADGMIVEAVEEATPTEEPEPTPTEEPEPTPTEEPEPTPTEEPEPTPTEPEPTPTETTSTPGFGISVAMLALIGAALIALRRKD from the coding sequence ATGACAAGCACAAACGACAAACTCCGCGCCATCTTCCTGTCGGCGCTCATGGTCGTCTCCATCTTCGGAGCGGCTGTAGCGTTTACAGGGAGTGCGGCAGCGGTTAACACTGACGCTGATGAAGATTACGACGATAGGGACGCAGTGTTACAATCGAGTACGACCTTCTGGCAAGGTCAAGAATTGTACCTAGGGAATGATACTGATGGGAACAATTACATTGTTTCCTCGGAAAAACTAGCGATCAAGCCCGTCAATAGCGACCAAGATGGGACTGATACGTTAGTGAAGCAGTTCTACCTGAACGAACATGGTGGATTCCTGCTTGACACATCCGGTCTTGATACGGGCGAATACGTAATCACCCAAGCAGGTGACGCCATTGAATTTGGCAATAATGGAGAAGCGAATGGTACGCATGATGAAAACTCCGAAGCCGTAACCAACGCTTCGTTCTCCATCACGACGCAGTCGCTCAGTACTGACTTCGTTGACTCGGATGACGATGTCGTGGAGAGTACGAACAATGTCGAAGAGGGTGAAGATACCCACATTGAATTCGACACCAACCGTGCGGGATTCAATGTCACCGTCGAGACGGACGCCTACGACTACGACGATGACGAACTGGTGGACATCTTCGGTGAAGAGTTGGACTGGGACAGAGATGACGAAGACGATGAGTTCTTCGTCACGGACGTGTCCGACGAGAAGTACGAAGTGAACTTCTCCGACAGAGACGCTGGTGACTACCAGTTCGACTTCGAAGTTCGTGACACTGAGGCCGCTGATAGTGCCTCTATCACTGTCAACGACGTTGATGCCGACCTGAACTTCGCCGAATCCAGCATTGACGTCACGCAGGGTGATGTTGCTGAGATCACCGTTGAGATTGGTGATGGTACTGACACCGGCACTGTCCTCATTGGTGACTACGATGACGATGGTTACCAAGCGAACATCTCGGTTACGGACGACAGTGACGATCAGGTCACGTTCTACTTCAACACGTACCTGGCCGGTATGAATTCGACTGAGCTTGGTGATAGCGATGGTTGGAGTGGCGATATCGTCAGCCTCCACGAGGATGCTGAGTCGGACGATGAGGTCACCCTCAAAAACGAGGACAAAGATTACCAGAACGTCTCGGACCTACTAGAGACAGGGAGCTACGAAATCGCGGCCGTCAACGGTAATGCTCAGGATGCGATGGATAGTCCCGATAATGTGGGCACGCTCTACATCGAAGAGCGCTCCACTGATGCGGTGAACACCTGGACCATCTCCGAGAACAACGAAGACGATCTCTCGGACCTCGAAGAGCTGTCCGCCCGTCTCGACGACAACACTCTCACTGAGGCAGGCACTCTCGCAGATGGTGACTACCTCGTCTCCGAGATCTCTGCCAGTGGCCTCGAGGGCATGATTGAGGCGGAGGGTCTCGTCGATGCAGACGGTGATGTCGCTACGGATGACTTCGAAGCATGGTTGACTGACGCCGACAACTCGAGCGCCGATTACTACAGTGTTAGCAACGGCGTGGGCAGCGTGGCTGACGACAACTCTACTGTTGGCTTCAGCCTCTACGTTGAAGAGGCAGACCCGCCGACCAACCGTGACGAGGCTGTTTCCGACTTCAACGACACGGGCGTCGAGAAGGTCATCTACGACAAGAGTGAGGACACGTTCTACGTTGCCGCATCCGTCGACACCATCCTCGATGGGGATCTGGCTGACCGCTACAGCGATGGTGATCCGTACAACCTGAACTTCGACGTGAAGGACGCGCGTCTCCTCGACTACTCCGAGAGTGACTGGCAAGACGACGATGACGAGAACTGGGAGAGCGTGAGCGCCGAATTCAACATCGAGGACGCTGACGCCGAGTTCGACACGCAGGAAATCGACGGTGACGATTACGTCACTGTTGGCGCAGCGGAGGGCCAGACGATTTCCGGCGAAACCAACGTCGCACCTGGCAGCGAGCTGACCGTCCGCGCCACCGGTGAGGACGACGCTCGGTTCGTCAAGTCCGACAGCGAAGTTGTCGTCCAGTCCGACGGCACCTTCAGCACCGAACTCGACTTCAGCGACCGCGCGGTCGATGAAGAGTTCGAGGCGAAGATTTCCCAGGGCGCACTCGGTAGTGACGGCGTGACTGCCGACGGCATGATCGTCGAGGCAGTCGAAGAGGCGACGCCGACTGAGGAGCCGGAGCCGACGCCGACTGAGGAGCCGGAGCCGACGCCGACTGAGGAGCCGGAGCCGACGCCGACTGAGGAGCCGGAGCCGACGCCGACCGAGCCGGAGCCGACGCCGACTGAGACCACCTCCACGCCTGGCTTTGGCATCTCCGTTGCCATGCTGGCGCTGATCGGTGCGGCCCTCATCGCGCTTCGCCGCAAAGACTAA
- a CDS encoding sensor histidine kinase, which translates to MDESDGFFRRPFHGHAREAARRSVEVLSRYGHWSLVAVGVGFTFVSELVFFLLGPDQPVIHFLELLLPIVVGVGLVWYGFQFERNDCSSRHIAVISLAVLLGMGLFVVVATYTAFLLSLEHSYPEPNQYLLLNAMAIGAMINFVYGYQYVRIQRSRRQLESRTNRLVTIASMVSHDLRNPLNVALGRAELVEEREGDVEGMGSLKQALRRIESLTEELLVIARGEPDEDDTATVSLESVAREAWQVVESPDIELTVRTDGRVTACPDKLHHLLENLFRNAIEHGETTGAIAVGALEGGEGFYVADDGRGIAPDLRESILSHGFTTSEEGTGLGLYIVEEIAEAHGWEIRVTESADGGARFEFADVEFER; encoded by the coding sequence ATGGACGAGAGTGACGGGTTCTTTCGCCGACCGTTTCACGGGCACGCCCGCGAGGCGGCGCGGCGCTCTGTCGAGGTCCTCTCTCGATACGGCCACTGGTCACTCGTGGCTGTGGGGGTCGGCTTCACGTTCGTCTCGGAACTCGTCTTCTTTCTCCTGGGGCCCGACCAGCCCGTCATTCATTTTCTGGAACTTCTGCTCCCGATCGTCGTGGGCGTCGGTCTCGTCTGGTACGGATTTCAGTTCGAGCGAAACGACTGCTCGAGTCGGCATATCGCGGTCATTTCGCTGGCCGTCCTGCTCGGGATGGGTCTGTTCGTCGTGGTGGCGACCTACACGGCCTTTCTTCTCAGTCTGGAACATTCCTACCCCGAGCCCAACCAGTACCTGCTGTTGAACGCCATGGCGATCGGCGCGATGATCAACTTCGTCTACGGCTACCAGTACGTTCGAATCCAGCGCAGCCGCCGGCAGCTCGAATCGCGGACGAACCGATTGGTCACGATCGCGTCGATGGTCTCTCACGATCTGCGGAATCCGCTGAACGTCGCGCTGGGCCGGGCCGAGCTGGTCGAGGAGCGCGAAGGCGACGTCGAGGGGATGGGCAGTTTGAAACAAGCGCTCCGGCGGATCGAATCACTCACCGAGGAGTTGCTCGTCATCGCCCGGGGCGAACCGGACGAGGACGATACCGCAACCGTTTCGCTGGAATCGGTGGCCCGTGAGGCCTGGCAGGTGGTCGAATCCCCCGACATCGAACTCACCGTTCGAACTGACGGCCGCGTTACCGCCTGTCCGGACAAACTCCATCACCTCCTGGAGAACCTCTTCCGGAACGCGATCGAACACGGTGAGACGACGGGTGCCATCGCCGTCGGCGCGCTGGAGGGCGGAGAGGGGTTTTACGTCGCCGATGACGGCCGGGGCATTGCCCCGGACCTTCGCGAGAGCATCCTCTCCCACGGGTTCACCACGAGCGAGGAGGGGACTGGACTCGGCCTATATATCGTCGAGGAGATCGCCGAGGCCCATGGGTGGGAGATTCGGGTGACGGAGAGTGCGGACGGGGGAGCGCGGTTCGAATTCGCCGACGTCGAGTTCGAGCGGTAA
- a CDS encoding ribbon-helix-helix domain-containing protein, with product MSTDADDGDSRMEKINVRVPETLLKEIDAEWERRGYSSKSEAIRDALRNWVNPPATLSEETLDDLEESSKQIERGETRSLDDVAEEYDVDLDAE from the coding sequence ATGAGCACCGACGCCGATGACGGCGACAGCCGGATGGAGAAGATCAACGTGCGGGTCCCCGAGACGCTCCTAAAAGAGATCGACGCCGAGTGGGAGCGTCGGGGCTATTCCAGCAAGTCCGAGGCGATCCGCGACGCGCTCCGCAACTGGGTGAACCCGCCCGCCACGCTCTCCGAGGAGACGCTCGACGACCTGGAGGAGAGCAGCAAGCAGATCGAGCGAGGCGAGACGCGGTCGCTCGACGACGTAGCCGAGGAGTACGACGTGGACCTCGACGCTGAGTAG